One window from the genome of Parasteatoda tepidariorum isolate YZ-2023 chromosome 8, CAS_Ptep_4.0, whole genome shotgun sequence encodes:
- the LOC107457509 gene encoding ATP-dependent DNA helicase pif1-like, with protein MNSQMHNTNVILNTPTESGTSRVFKHIDLLDPSGFDKHCKSLTPSQLEFVHLIQEWFQAPHPLVCLVTGGPGTGKTFTVIQTLYFVNANILKVAPTNKVARAIRGMTIHTAFQLKWVEGTRLHSISETINGLDNKDFEHDAYISTCLKASADISEKELNCPYSDLHMVVIDEIGMVPFWLTYQLIVYLFKTFRPLLIVLMGDEHQLRPVRCSYNVFDVNLPDIPMKRITLTENNRFTPEYQVTIEQLKILINHFEQMTHYVRCHYPVYNYMTETLFRKCNAILAYQNNSVARYNEQYLDLLPGPSILLLKLSTPQTFEEAIRVKMGCRVMSTSNKNVPKGTVMTFISYDNKNDTITCQLSDEKFVTLLRSSYTSNFPIEMAFATTIHKFQGDTIDHSIVIDFDYATNAHLVYTALSRVKSLHQILGIVHMV; from the coding sequence ATGAATAGTCAGATGCACAACACAAATGTCATTTTGAACACACCTACAGAGAGTGGTACCAGTCGCGTGTTTAAACACATTGATTTGCTGGATCCGTCTGGGTTCGATAAACATTGCAAAAGTTTAACTCCAAGCCAATTGGAGTTTGTACACTTGATTCAAGAATGGTTTCAAGCACCCCACCCTCTCGTGTGCCTTGTGACAGGAGGGCCGGGAACCGGCAAAACCTTTACTGTCATccaaactttatattttgtaaacgCCAACATTTTAAAGGTAGCTCCCACCAACAAAGTAGCGAGAGCAATTCGAGGCATGACCATTCACACTGCTTTTCAATTGAAATGGGTCGAAGGAACACGTTTGCACTCCATTTCAGAAACCATCAATGGTCTCGATAACAAAGATTTCGAACATGACGCGTATATCTCTACCTGTTTAAAAGCGAGTGCCgacatttctgaaaaagaattgaattgTCCCTATTCTGATCTGCACATGGTGGTCATTGACGAAATTGGTATGGTTCCTTTTTGGTTGACCTATCAattgatagtttatttatttaaaacatttcgcCCTCTATTGATTGTGCTCATGGGTGATGAGCATCAATTGAGACCTGTACGATGTTCTTACAATGTGTTTGATGTGAACCTTCCCGATATTCCCATGAAGCGAATTACATTAACCGAAAATAATCGGTTCACGCCAGAATATCAAGTAACCATTGAgcaactgaaaatattaataaaccaTTTCGAACAGATGACGCACTACGTTCGTTGCCATTACCCTGTGTACAACTATATGACGGAAACTTTGTTTCGAAAATGCAACGCTATTTTAGCATATCAAAACAATTCGGTGGCGAGATATAATGAACAGTATTTAGATTTACTTCCAGGTCCCAgtattttgttgttgaaattgTCGACTCCTCAAACGTTTGAAGAAGCCATTCGTGTGAAAATGGGGTGTCGAGTCATGTCAACGAGTAATAAAAACGTGCCTAAAGGGACGGTCATGACGTTTATCagttatgataataaaaatgatactaTTACGTGTCAATTATCCGATGAAAAATTCGTAACCCTTTTGCGATCCAGCTACACATCCAATTTTCCTATTGAAATGGCATTTGCAACGacaattcataaatttcaagGAGATACAATTGACCACTCAATTGTAATTGACTTCGATTATGCAACAAATGCTCATTTAGTGTATACTGCATTGAGTCGTGTCAAGAGTTTACACCAAATTTTAGGTATTGTAcatatggtttaa